A window of Macrotis lagotis isolate mMagLag1 chromosome X, bilby.v1.9.chrom.fasta, whole genome shotgun sequence contains these coding sequences:
- the LOC141499600 gene encoding galactosylceramide sulfotransferase-like — protein sequence MSGIVWVHENKDEEQKSTEHIWGIVKRCTRHQRIPPPSRCSFSPTSSTNIPKGSCWPKLDIVFMKTHKTASSTLLNILFRFGQKHKLKFAFPSGYNDFNYPSLFRCSLVHNYQPEACFNIICNHMHFDYSEVHSLVPPNATFITVLRDPAHLFESSFHYFGLVVPFTWKLTGQNKLAKFLQDPTQYYNPQGFNAHYLHNLLFFDLGYNNELDPRNPQVKVHILEVEQRFHLVMLQEYFDESLVLLKDLMCWELEDILYFKLNARQTSSVPQLKGELYQRATNWNQLDSLLYRHFNASFWCKVEAFGWKRMTQEVASLRRRNKRMEKICINGEHTVDATEIEKSSLQPWQAMGAKTILGYNLKKNISHQFGQLCWKMVTPEIQYMTELGVNLWATKLWGSIRKLLQI from the coding sequence GATCCCCCCACCAAGCCGCTGTTCCTTTTCACCCACCTCATCTACCAACATTCCCAAAGGTTCCTGCTGGCCAAAGTTAGACATTGTATTCATGAAGACCCACAAGACAGCCAGCAGCACCCTGCTCAACATCCTCTTCCGCTTTGGCCAGAAGCACAAGCTCAAGTTTGCCTTCCCCAGTGGCTACAACGATTTCAACTACCCATCTCTCTTCAGGTGCAGCCTGGTGCACAACTACCAGCCTGAGGCCTGCTTCAACATCATCTGCAACCACATGCATTTTGACTACTCTGAAGTGCATAGCCTGGTGCCTCCCAATGCTACTTTCATCACAGTGCTGCGGGATCCAGCCCATCTCTTTGAGTCGTCCTTCCACTATTTTGGATTGGTGGTGCCCTTCACATGGAAGCTCACAGGCCAGAACAAACTGGCCAAGTTCCTCCAGGACCCCACTCAATATTACAACCCTCAAGGCTTCAATGCTCATTATCTTCACAACCTGCTCTTCTTTGACCTGGGCTACAATAATGAACTGGACCCCCGCAACCCCCAGGTGAAGGTGCACATCTTGGAGGTGGAGCAGAGGTTCCATCTGGTCATGCTGCAAGAGTACTTTGATGAGTCCCTGGTGCTGCTCAAGGACCTCATGTGCTGGGAGCTGGAGGACATCCTCTACTTCAAGCTCAATGCTCGTCAGACCTCCTCTGTCCCCCAACTGAAGGGAGAGCTCTATCAGCGGGCCACCAACTGGAATCAGTTGGATTCTCTTCTCTACCGCCACTTCAATGCCAGTTTCTGGTGCAAGGTGGAGGCCTTTGGGTGGAAGCGCATGACCCAAGAGGTGGCCTCCCTGAGGCGGAGGAATAAGCGAATGGAAAAGATCTGTATTAATGGTGAGCATACAGTGGATGCCACGGAAATTGAGAAATCATCACTGCAGCCCTGGCAGGCAATGGGGGCAAAGACAATCCTTGGTTACAACCTAAAGAAGAATATCAGTCATCAGTTTGGCCAGCTGTGTTGGAAAATGGTGACTCCTGAAATCCAGTACATGACTGAACTTGGGGTCAACCTGTGGGCCACTAAATTATGGGGGTCCATCAGGAAACTGCTGCAAATTTGA